Genomic DNA from Pseudomonas fitomaticsae:
GCCAAGCGTGCCGTGAACTTCTCGCCGAAGACTGTTCCGACTTTCGAACCTAAAGTCCGGACTTATTAAGGGTGACCGCCATGTTGCAAGTCAGTGTTTATCGTTACAACCCTGATCAGGACGCTGCGCCGTTCATGCAGGAATTCCAGGTTGATACCGGTGGTAAAGACCTGATGGTGCTGGACGTGCTGGCCCTGATCAAAGAGCAGGACGAAGGTTTCTCCTATCGTCGCTCCTGCCGTGAAGGCGTCTGCGGCTCCGACGGCATGAACATCAACGGCAAGAACGGCCTGGCGTGCATCACGCCGCTGTCCGCTGTCGTAAAAGGTAACAAGCTGATCGTTCGTCCGCTGCCAGGTTTGCCGGTTATCCGTGACCTGGTTGTCGATATGAGCATCTTCTACAAGCAATACGAGAAGGTTAAGCCATTCTTGCAGAACGACACGCCGGCTCCGGCCATCGAGCGTCTGCAGTCCCCTGAAGAGCGTGAAAAGCTCGACGGTCTGTACGAGTGCATTCTGTGCGCCTGCTGCTCGACCTCTTGCCCGTCCTTCTGGTGGAACCCGGACAAGTT
This window encodes:
- a CDS encoding succinate dehydrogenase iron-sulfur subunit, which translates into the protein MLQVSVYRYNPDQDAAPFMQEFQVDTGGKDLMVLDVLALIKEQDEGFSYRRSCREGVCGSDGMNINGKNGLACITPLSAVVKGNKLIVRPLPGLPVIRDLVVDMSIFYKQYEKVKPFLQNDTPAPAIERLQSPEEREKLDGLYECILCACCSTSCPSFWWNPDKFLGPAALLQAYRFLADSRDTKTSERLASLDDPFSVFRCRGIMNCVNVCPKGLNPTKAIGHIRNMLLSSGV